In a single window of the Amycolatopsis sp. cg5 genome:
- the kstD gene encoding 3-oxosteroid 1-dehydrogenase, with protein sequence MADTFSRRRLFVGTGLAAASGLAGTTPAAAAEEFDVVVVGAGAAGMTAALTAAKRGLSCVVVEKAPVFGGSAARSGAGIWIPCNPVLAAAGVRDDPQQAARYLAAVVGDAVPAARQNAFLSNGPAMISFVMANSPLRFRWMEGYSDYYPELPGGMPNGRSIEPDMFDGNLLGPELARLNPPYIPTPPGLVVFSADYKWLNLAAVNPKGVAVSAACLARGTEAAFKGQKPLTMGQSLAGALRAGLLSANVPVWLNTPLLDLHSEGGRVTGVVVSRGGTETLVRARRGVIVGSGGFEHNASMRAQYQQQPIGTDWTVGASSNTGDGIRAGARAGAALALMDDAWWGPAIPLPDEPWFCLAERTLPGGLIVNTAGQRFVNEAAPYSDVVHTMYQRGHTAAWLVFDQHYRNKYLFKDVLPTLPFPDSWYSSGAAVKSWTIDGLATAMGVPQNALRGTVSRFNGFARSGDDTDFRRGDSAYDHYYTDPGVFPDSCLAPLWLAPYYALKIVPGDLGTKGGLVTDARARVLRQDGSVIPGLYAAGNASAAVMGRSYAGAGSTIGPAMTFGYIAANDI encoded by the coding sequence ATGGCCGACACCTTTTCCCGTCGCAGGCTGTTCGTGGGCACCGGTCTCGCGGCGGCGTCCGGGCTAGCGGGCACGACCCCGGCAGCCGCCGCCGAGGAGTTCGACGTGGTCGTGGTCGGCGCGGGCGCGGCCGGGATGACCGCGGCGCTGACCGCCGCGAAACGTGGCCTGAGCTGCGTGGTGGTCGAGAAAGCGCCGGTGTTCGGCGGATCGGCCGCCCGCTCCGGCGCCGGCATCTGGATCCCGTGCAACCCGGTACTGGCCGCCGCCGGCGTGCGTGACGATCCGCAGCAGGCCGCGCGCTACCTGGCCGCGGTCGTCGGCGACGCCGTGCCCGCCGCGAGGCAGAACGCGTTCCTGTCCAACGGCCCGGCGATGATCTCGTTCGTAATGGCGAACAGCCCGCTGCGGTTCCGCTGGATGGAGGGGTACAGCGACTACTACCCCGAACTGCCCGGCGGCATGCCGAACGGCCGCTCGATCGAGCCGGACATGTTCGACGGCAACCTGCTCGGCCCCGAGCTCGCGCGGCTGAATCCGCCGTATATCCCGACTCCGCCCGGCCTGGTGGTGTTCAGCGCCGACTACAAGTGGCTCAACCTGGCCGCGGTCAACCCCAAGGGCGTCGCGGTCTCGGCCGCCTGCCTCGCACGCGGCACCGAGGCCGCGTTCAAGGGACAGAAACCGCTCACCATGGGCCAGTCACTGGCCGGCGCGCTGCGCGCGGGGCTGCTCTCCGCGAACGTGCCGGTCTGGTTGAACACCCCGCTGCTGGACCTGCACAGCGAGGGCGGCAGGGTCACCGGCGTCGTGGTTTCCCGTGGTGGCACCGAAACACTGGTCCGCGCACGGCGCGGGGTGATCGTCGGCTCCGGCGGCTTCGAGCACAACGCGAGCATGCGCGCGCAGTACCAGCAGCAGCCGATCGGCACGGACTGGACGGTCGGCGCGAGCTCCAACACCGGTGACGGCATCCGCGCAGGCGCGCGGGCGGGCGCGGCGCTGGCGTTGATGGACGACGCGTGGTGGGGCCCGGCGATCCCGTTGCCGGACGAGCCGTGGTTCTGCCTGGCCGAGCGCACGCTGCCGGGCGGGCTGATCGTCAACACCGCCGGGCAGCGTTTCGTCAACGAGGCCGCGCCGTACAGCGACGTCGTCCACACGATGTACCAGCGCGGGCACACGGCCGCGTGGCTCGTCTTCGATCAGCACTACCGCAACAAGTACCTGTTCAAGGACGTGCTGCCGACACTGCCGTTCCCCGACTCGTGGTACTCCTCGGGCGCGGCCGTGAAGTCGTGGACGATCGACGGGCTGGCGACCGCGATGGGCGTGCCGCAGAACGCCTTACGCGGCACCGTTTCCCGCTTCAACGGCTTCGCGCGCTCGGGCGACGACACCGACTTCCGGCGCGGCGACAGCGCCTACGACCACTACTACACCGATCCCGGCGTATTCCCCGACTCCTGCCTGGCGCCGCTGTGGCTCGCGCCGTATTACGCGCTCAAGATCGTGCCGGGCGACCTCGGCACCAAAGGCGGTCTCGTCACCGACGCCCGCGCACGGGTGCTGCGCCAGGACGGTTCGGTCATCCCCGGCCTCTACGCGGCGGGCAACGCGAGCGCCGCGGTGATGGGCCGCAGCTACGCGGGCGCCGGCTCGACGATCGGCCCGGCGATGACGTTCGGCTACATCGCCGCGAACGACATCTAG
- the lepB gene encoding signal peptidase I has product MVEPVTPNAAEDDDDAEGGATRAEGRSRRSRRGKLPKKKRSFWKELPILIAVALVLTILIQQFLGKVFMIPSESMEATLHGCTGCFGDRVLVDRVVYDFAEPSPGDVIVFKGPESWGNAELAPQESGNVITGALRWLGSLVGFAPPDERDFVKRVIAVGGQTVQCCDAQNRVLVDGKPLDEPYIHWLGEPNTQQAFEPVKVPAGMVWVMGDNRNDSCDSRCQGTGGVTGAVPVDNIIGKVRVIVLPPSRWGGVSDHNPQGG; this is encoded by the coding sequence GTGGTCGAACCCGTTACCCCGAATGCCGCCGAAGACGATGACGACGCCGAAGGCGGTGCGACGCGAGCCGAAGGCAGGTCGCGGCGCTCGCGGCGGGGCAAGCTACCGAAGAAGAAACGGTCATTCTGGAAGGAACTGCCGATTCTGATCGCGGTCGCACTCGTGCTGACCATCCTGATCCAGCAGTTCCTCGGCAAGGTCTTCATGATCCCGTCGGAGTCGATGGAGGCCACGCTGCACGGCTGCACCGGCTGCTTCGGCGACCGGGTGCTGGTCGACCGCGTGGTCTACGACTTCGCCGAGCCGAGCCCCGGCGACGTGATCGTGTTCAAGGGCCCCGAATCCTGGGGCAACGCCGAGCTCGCGCCGCAGGAGTCCGGCAACGTGATCACCGGCGCGCTGCGCTGGCTCGGCTCGCTCGTCGGCTTCGCGCCGCCGGACGAGCGCGACTTCGTCAAGCGGGTCATCGCCGTCGGCGGGCAGACCGTGCAGTGCTGTGACGCGCAGAACCGCGTGCTCGTGGACGGGAAACCACTCGACGAGCCGTACATCCACTGGCTGGGCGAGCCCAACACGCAGCAGGCGTTCGAGCCGGTGAAGGTGCCTGCCGGGATGGTCTGGGTGATGGGCGACAACCGCAACGACTCGTGCGACTCGCGCTGCCAGGGCACCGGCGGGGTGACCGGCGCGGTGCCGGTGGACAACATCATCGGCAAGGTGCGCGTGATCGTGCTGCCGCCGTCGCGCTGGGGCGGGGTGAGCGACCACAATCCGCAGGGTGGCTGA
- a CDS encoding PucR family transcriptional regulator, which translates to MSPPREVSAKAANRIDLDAIVTSVHDAIATRVFPVEAADTGFDQVLRRCVGTNIGSLVDIATGRKTVEDTEFAPILTFAGLTAELGMPFSSLERAYWVGLEQFWQQWLALAFLATDSGDHSMGGVFGNPTHAVFAYFTKAVDLIGDQYKTVTDQLASTGEDRRRALVEELLDGAKPEYGQLLDDVLGYRLRACHVSLLIETGDRHEVVRAVATLRQQTGAWGSLVVQRGASSWATWLGYSRRQDAKALTRIKQAVSQLGMPMAMGGPANGLEGVRRAHEEATRAAGLRSTLAYPGDCLWYRDVRLEALLLEDKRAAHRFIAEELGELAEDSERADRIRETLLMSLSAGSQAKAAAELGVHENTVRMRIRGATELLGDALTERRTELLVALRLRRALGAPGQPGDASMEAAG; encoded by the coding sequence ATGTCCCCGCCGCGCGAGGTTTCAGCCAAGGCCGCGAACCGGATCGACCTCGACGCCATCGTCACCTCGGTGCACGACGCCATCGCCACGCGGGTCTTCCCGGTCGAGGCCGCCGACACCGGGTTCGACCAGGTGCTGCGGCGGTGCGTCGGCACGAACATCGGGTCCTTGGTCGACATCGCGACCGGCCGGAAAACGGTCGAGGACACCGAATTCGCGCCGATACTGACCTTCGCCGGGCTCACCGCCGAGCTCGGTATGCCGTTCTCTTCGCTCGAGCGGGCCTATTGGGTCGGGCTGGAGCAGTTCTGGCAGCAGTGGCTCGCGCTCGCGTTCCTCGCGACGGACAGCGGCGACCACTCGATGGGCGGCGTCTTCGGCAATCCGACGCACGCGGTCTTCGCCTACTTCACCAAGGCCGTCGACCTGATCGGTGATCAGTACAAGACGGTGACCGACCAGCTGGCGAGCACCGGCGAGGACCGCCGCCGCGCGCTGGTGGAGGAGCTGCTCGACGGTGCCAAGCCGGAATACGGCCAGCTCCTCGACGACGTGCTCGGTTATCGGCTGCGTGCCTGTCATGTCTCACTGCTGATCGAAACCGGTGACCGGCACGAGGTCGTCCGCGCGGTCGCCACGTTGCGACAGCAGACCGGGGCGTGGGGCTCGCTGGTCGTCCAGCGCGGCGCGTCGAGCTGGGCCACCTGGCTCGGCTACTCGCGCAGGCAGGACGCCAAGGCGCTCACCAGGATCAAGCAAGCGGTTTCACAGCTGGGCATGCCGATGGCGATGGGCGGGCCCGCGAACGGGCTGGAGGGTGTCCGGCGCGCCCACGAGGAGGCGACCCGTGCCGCCGGGCTGCGGTCCACGCTCGCCTATCCCGGCGATTGCCTGTGGTACCGCGATGTCCGGCTCGAAGCGCTGCTGCTCGAAGACAAACGCGCCGCGCACCGCTTCATCGCCGAGGAACTGGGCGAGCTGGCCGAAGACAGCGAACGCGCCGACCGGATCAGGGAAACGCTGCTGATGTCGTTGTCGGCCGGTTCGCAGGCCAAGGCCGCCGCCGAACTCGGCGTGCACGAGAACACCGTGCGCATGCGGATCCGCGGCGCCACCGAGCTGCTGGGCGACGCGCTCACCGAACGCCGCACCGAGCTGCTGGTCGCGTTGCGGCTGCGGCGCGCGCTGGGCGCACCGGGGCAACCGGGTGACGCGTCGATGGAGGCCGCGGGCTGA
- a CDS encoding AMP-binding protein, giving the protein MFDHTIGSLVERCALAYGPEIAVVCGETRITYRELVSRIRRAGRALRGLGLEKGDRVAILMEDRPELLDVYYGALWAGLVVVPLNTRLSAADHQHILCDSGASVLVHDAAHAARVRGIRGTSGVDAVVCADAGAVLPGGYALDRLTAERSDRPGSPGVCQDDLYGIYYTLGTTGQPKGVVHSHRTMIAVLFSELVELGLGDRDRFAHVAPLTHAGGGFVLPVWMRGGTNVLVGGFDADVLVEVIARERITATLVAPDRLYRLVDRMSQARAEVSSLSTVVYGGAPVDRRRLLHAIEEFGPIFAQLYGQTEAPNQLTVLTKRDHAAAVASGDHTPLSSCGRPVAITDLRIVDGERGEVPAGRTGEIAASGPHVMLRYWNRRAETEHALRDGWLLTGDRAVADDRGFVYIARRERELIVANGSTVHAREIESILTAHHAVREACVVAISDRGMGDALKAVVVPDPGSPITEEDLVHWVAERVGGVFVLVEFVTALPHTSFGAYDKEALRSGMWGRSSRQAC; this is encoded by the coding sequence ATGTTCGACCACACCATCGGCAGTCTCGTCGAGCGGTGCGCGCTGGCGTATGGGCCGGAAATCGCGGTCGTGTGCGGGGAAACCCGGATCACCTACCGCGAACTCGTCAGCCGGATCCGGCGCGCGGGCCGGGCGTTGCGCGGGCTCGGGCTGGAAAAGGGCGACCGGGTCGCGATCCTGATGGAAGACCGGCCGGAGCTGCTCGACGTCTACTACGGCGCGTTGTGGGCCGGGCTGGTCGTGGTCCCGCTCAACACCCGGCTCAGTGCCGCCGACCACCAGCACATCCTCTGCGACTCCGGCGCGAGCGTGCTGGTCCACGACGCGGCGCACGCCGCGCGGGTGCGGGGGATCAGGGGCACGAGCGGGGTCGACGCGGTGGTCTGCGCCGACGCGGGCGCCGTGCTGCCCGGCGGCTACGCGCTGGACCGGCTGACGGCGGAGCGGTCCGACCGGCCTGGCTCACCCGGGGTGTGCCAGGACGACCTGTACGGCATCTACTACACGCTCGGCACCACCGGCCAGCCGAAGGGTGTCGTGCACAGCCACCGCACGATGATCGCGGTGCTGTTCAGCGAGCTGGTCGAACTCGGCCTCGGCGACCGCGACCGGTTCGCGCACGTCGCGCCGCTGACGCACGCGGGCGGCGGGTTCGTGCTGCCGGTGTGGATGCGCGGCGGCACCAACGTCCTCGTCGGCGGGTTCGACGCCGACGTGCTGGTCGAGGTGATCGCCCGCGAGCGGATCACCGCGACGCTGGTCGCGCCGGACCGGCTGTATCGGCTGGTGGACCGGATGTCCCAAGCCCGCGCGGAGGTGTCTTCGCTGAGCACGGTCGTCTACGGCGGCGCGCCGGTCGACCGGCGGCGGCTGCTGCACGCGATCGAGGAGTTCGGGCCGATCTTCGCTCAGCTGTATGGCCAGACCGAGGCGCCGAACCAGCTGACCGTGCTGACCAAACGGGACCACGCGGCCGCCGTGGCTTCCGGCGATCACACCCCGCTCTCGTCCTGCGGGCGCCCGGTCGCGATCACGGACCTGCGCATCGTCGACGGCGAGCGCGGCGAGGTGCCCGCCGGGCGCACCGGCGAGATCGCGGCCAGCGGGCCGCACGTGATGCTGCGGTACTGGAACCGGCGCGCGGAGACCGAGCACGCCCTGCGGGACGGCTGGCTGCTCACCGGTGACCGGGCGGTGGCCGACGACCGCGGTTTCGTCTACATCGCCAGGCGCGAGCGCGAACTGATCGTCGCGAACGGCTCGACCGTGCACGCGCGCGAGATCGAATCGATCTTGACCGCGCATCACGCCGTGCGCGAGGCGTGCGTGGTCGCTATTTCCGACCGGGGAATGGGCGACGCGCTGAAAGCCGTCGTGGTGCCGGATCCCGGTTCCCCGATCACGGAGGAAGACCTCGTCCACTGGGTGGCCGAGCGGGTCGGTGGGGTGTTCGTGCTCGTCGAGTTCGTCACCGCGTTACCGCATACTTCCTTTGGCGCATATGACAAAGAAGCGTTGCGTTCCGGTATGTGGGGCAGGAGCTCGCGGCAGGCGTGCTGA
- a CDS encoding discoidin domain-containing protein has translation MLGTKKYALFRRVGILLATLLLVAGLAPATANAELQHPRQDWLRASTAGLFLHWGMRTSPGYTSCGAWESAVTNGGWNAKYWIDEAKKLHAQYVVLASFHSRLGYARAWPSNIPGSCSTKRDFLGELIEAGKAQGVKVINYMTDDPQWHNEGGHEWLDSAAYSKYHGSNVDLTQRDGFGRFSYDNFVEVMQRYPDLAGFWIDNDNAYWESSGLYERIRKDRPNYVLSNNNEDTPIMDTISNEQKTGMTPSYDYPQAVYTAAPRLIEACFKLPSTGAWWYSGTNSTVDYKLTYGRYLTNKGSDVKALMAETAMVNGKFPSNQEAFNNAANTFFDKIWESIDGTWGGGYDHAGLKPGFWNNGAHGVTTVSKTNPNLNYIHVITPPSGSTLSVRDNGYKVTKVTNLRTGATVAHTQSGGSLTLSGVSSWDQYDTVFKVETSGREGIIPSSTYTMSSSNAASGHPASAAADGSYLTYWDASTTQPASLRFDLGSARKVQYVALNQREDSTTYPSSGSARIKNYRVYVSNDGTNWGNPIKTGALPNHRGVQFIDLPSGTTARHVRVEKVDSQGNNRLRVDEAWLGSDYAAGGGTVPPDPTRLEAEDATIASGVVESNHAGFSGTGFVNYDNAVGSSVEFTVNAATAGPASLKLGYANGTTVNRPMDVSVNGTTVASAVAFNGTGAWTTWTTATIPVTLAAGVNKVRFSATTVNGGPNVDYLQLG, from the coding sequence GTGCTGGGTACGAAGAAGTACGCCCTATTCCGTCGTGTCGGCATTCTGCTGGCCACGCTCCTGCTCGTCGCCGGGCTGGCCCCGGCGACCGCCAACGCCGAGTTGCAGCATCCACGCCAGGACTGGCTGCGCGCGTCCACCGCGGGCTTGTTCCTGCACTGGGGCATGCGCACCTCGCCGGGCTACACCAGTTGCGGCGCTTGGGAATCCGCCGTCACGAACGGCGGCTGGAACGCCAAGTACTGGATCGACGAGGCCAAGAAACTGCACGCGCAGTACGTCGTGCTGGCCTCGTTCCACTCGCGCCTCGGCTACGCGCGGGCGTGGCCGTCGAACATCCCCGGCAGCTGTTCCACCAAGCGGGACTTCCTCGGTGAGCTGATCGAGGCAGGCAAGGCGCAGGGCGTCAAGGTCATCAACTACATGACCGACGATCCGCAGTGGCACAACGAAGGCGGCCACGAGTGGCTCGACTCGGCCGCGTACTCGAAGTACCACGGAAGCAACGTCGACCTGACCCAGCGCGACGGCTTCGGCCGGTTCAGCTACGACAACTTCGTCGAGGTCATGCAGCGCTACCCGGACCTCGCCGGGTTCTGGATCGACAACGACAACGCGTACTGGGAGTCCAGCGGGCTCTACGAGCGCATCCGCAAGGACCGCCCGAACTACGTGCTGAGCAACAACAACGAAGACACGCCGATCATGGACACGATCAGCAACGAGCAGAAGACCGGCATGACGCCGTCGTATGACTACCCGCAGGCCGTCTACACCGCCGCGCCGCGGCTGATCGAGGCCTGCTTCAAGCTGCCGAGCACCGGCGCGTGGTGGTACAGCGGCACGAACTCCACGGTCGACTACAAGCTGACGTACGGCCGGTACCTGACCAACAAGGGCTCGGACGTCAAGGCGCTGATGGCCGAAACCGCCATGGTGAACGGGAAGTTCCCGTCGAACCAGGAGGCGTTCAACAACGCCGCGAACACGTTCTTCGACAAGATCTGGGAGTCGATCGACGGGACCTGGGGCGGCGGCTACGACCACGCCGGGCTCAAGCCGGGCTTCTGGAACAACGGCGCGCACGGCGTGACGACCGTGAGCAAGACCAACCCGAACCTGAACTACATCCACGTCATCACGCCGCCGTCGGGCAGCACGCTTTCGGTGCGGGACAACGGGTACAAGGTCACCAAGGTGACCAACCTGCGCACCGGCGCGACGGTCGCGCACACGCAGTCCGGTGGCTCGCTCACGCTGAGCGGGGTGTCGAGCTGGGACCAGTACGACACGGTCTTCAAGGTGGAGACCAGTGGCCGCGAGGGCATCATCCCGTCGTCGACGTACACGATGAGCTCGAGCAACGCGGCCAGTGGCCACCCCGCCTCGGCCGCCGCGGACGGCAGCTACCTGACGTACTGGGACGCCTCGACGACCCAGCCCGCGTCGCTGCGCTTCGACCTGGGCTCGGCGCGCAAGGTCCAGTACGTCGCGCTGAACCAGCGTGAGGACTCGACGACGTATCCGTCTTCGGGCTCGGCGCGGATCAAGAACTACCGCGTCTACGTCAGCAACGACGGCACCAACTGGGGCAACCCGATCAAGACGGGCGCGCTGCCGAACCACCGCGGCGTCCAGTTCATCGACCTGCCCAGCGGCACGACCGCACGGCATGTCCGGGTGGAGAAGGTCGACAGCCAGGGCAACAACCGCCTGCGCGTCGACGAGGCCTGGCTCGGCTCCGACTACGCGGCAGGCGGCGGCACGGTCCCGCCGGACCCGACGCGTCTCGAGGCCGAGGACGCGACGATCGCGTCGGGCGTGGTCGAGTCCAACCACGCGGGCTTCTCGGGCACCGGGTTCGTGAACTACGACAACGCCGTCGGCAGCAGCGTCGAGTTCACGGTGAACGCGGCGACGGCGGGCCCGGCTTCACTGAAGCTCGGGTACGCCAACGGGACCACGGTCAACCGCCCGATGGACGTCTCGGTCAACGGCACGACCGTGGCATCGGCGGTCGCCTTCAACGGCACCGGCGCCTGGACGACGTGGACCACCGCGACCATCCCGGTCACGCTGGCCGCCGGGGTGAACAAGGTCCGCTTCAGCGCGACCACGGTCAACGGCGGCCCGAACGTCGACTATCTCCAGCTGGGGTAA
- the ligD gene encoding non-homologous end-joining DNA ligase, whose product MTSDEVRDGVSLTSLGSALFDGADATKRDLVDYLDAVRDRVLPCLADRPLSVLRVRPGQAPFMQKNAAKYTPDWVRRASMWAESSRREVSYVVCDDRKTLLWLANQRSIEYHVPLARIGESGPDHLVMDLDPPEGEAFGVVVRAAFLVRQALADLGLEGVVKTSGAKGLHIFVPLEPQGVEDVAAATRALAAQAERIDPALATTAYIKEDRGGKVFLDATRAGGATVVAAYSPRIRPGASVSFPVAWDDLEQVSPRDFTIKTAPALLGERDPWAESMPAPQRLPDDLVAEGHTIPIARVVAMHEGKRRAKAREKQS is encoded by the coding sequence ATGACCAGCGACGAGGTGCGTGACGGGGTATCGCTGACGAGCCTCGGCTCGGCACTGTTCGACGGCGCGGACGCGACGAAACGCGACCTCGTCGACTACCTCGACGCCGTCCGCGACCGCGTACTCCCGTGCCTGGCCGACCGGCCGCTCTCGGTGCTGCGCGTCCGTCCCGGTCAGGCGCCGTTCATGCAGAAGAACGCCGCCAAGTACACCCCGGACTGGGTGCGCCGGGCCTCGATGTGGGCCGAGTCGTCCCGCCGCGAGGTCTCCTACGTCGTCTGCGACGACCGCAAAACCCTGCTGTGGCTGGCGAACCAGCGCTCGATCGAGTACCACGTCCCGCTCGCGCGGATCGGCGAGTCCGGCCCCGATCACCTGGTGATGGACCTCGACCCGCCCGAGGGCGAGGCGTTCGGCGTGGTCGTCCGCGCGGCCTTCCTGGTCCGCCAGGCGCTGGCCGATCTCGGGCTCGAAGGCGTCGTCAAGACCAGCGGCGCCAAGGGACTGCACATCTTCGTCCCGCTCGAACCGCAGGGCGTCGAGGACGTCGCCGCCGCGACGCGCGCGCTCGCCGCGCAGGCCGAGCGGATCGACCCCGCGCTCGCGACCACGGCCTACATCAAGGAAGACCGCGGCGGGAAGGTGTTCCTCGACGCGACACGGGCGGGCGGCGCGACCGTGGTGGCCGCCTACAGCCCGCGGATCCGGCCCGGCGCCTCGGTGTCGTTCCCGGTGGCCTGGGACGACCTCGAGCAGGTCAGCCCGCGCGACTTCACCATCAAGACGGCGCCGGCGCTGCTGGGCGAGCGTGACCCGTGGGCCGAGTCCATGCCCGCCCCGCAGCGCCTGCCCGACGACCTCGTCGCCGAGGGGCACACCATCCCGATCGCCAGGGTGGTGGCCATGCACGAGGGCAAGCGCCGGGCGAAGGCTAGAGAGAAACAGTCATGA
- a CDS encoding GNAT family N-acetyltransferase: MSEIRLRPAQPHEADAVTELSRRSKAHWGYSQEFLDRVRDILVVHPHQIRDDLVVVAERDSELLGFYRLDGKPPEGELADLFLEPAAIGTGLGRRLWEHALASAKAKGFESLDLEADPNAEPFYRHMGAVRTGEHEVSPGRSLPIMTVSL; the protein is encoded by the coding sequence ATGAGCGAGATCCGGCTACGTCCAGCCCAGCCGCACGAGGCGGACGCCGTCACCGAGCTGTCGCGCCGGTCGAAGGCGCATTGGGGCTACAGCCAGGAGTTCCTCGACCGGGTCCGCGACATCCTGGTCGTCCATCCGCACCAGATCCGGGACGACCTGGTCGTGGTCGCCGAACGCGACAGCGAGCTGCTCGGCTTCTACCGGCTCGACGGGAAGCCGCCGGAGGGCGAGCTGGCCGACCTGTTCCTCGAGCCTGCCGCGATCGGCACCGGGCTCGGGCGCAGGCTGTGGGAGCACGCGCTGGCCTCGGCCAAGGCGAAGGGTTTCGAGAGCCTCGATCTCGAGGCCGACCCGAACGCCGAGCCGTTCTACCGGCACATGGGCGCGGTGCGCACCGGTGAGCACGAGGTGTCCCCCGGCCGCTCGCTGCCGATCATGACTGTTTCTCTCTAG
- a CDS encoding polysaccharide deacetylase family protein, whose product MFTALTIAAVTALSSLTAPVAAPAKTGCAGYVALTFDDGPSYYRPQTLQVLRDKRVHATFFDNGVRVDANPRVPAFQAAEGHVQLSHTYLHPYLPELPAAAVVKEVRRTEQALVRAGAPMTFKGVRPPYTVADPATRATLTSLGYTIFAAEDGEWILAEDWNPVRTAAEIRDTVLAALRPGLLIGLHDGPIDTPAGASTVAAVPQIIDGARALGYCFGVLGADGRIAPSEYVPSARNVPRIGNPVPYLPLSFPGNVPGAHEFIKSPLSLETRHFPAVFPAGGTGVFRVTLGSHGREGADGSVQSVAFEPLVGLTPVKAAGEGWTCMVDRCTRNDVLAPHKAYPPIDFTVSVDPGVTGKLTANVSSYGHGASWQVSEVEEVRVR is encoded by the coding sequence ATGTTCACCGCGCTCACGATCGCGGCCGTCACCGCGCTGAGTTCGCTCACCGCGCCGGTGGCCGCGCCCGCGAAGACCGGGTGTGCCGGCTACGTCGCGCTGACCTTCGACGACGGCCCGTCGTACTACCGGCCGCAGACCTTGCAGGTCCTGCGGGACAAGCGGGTGCACGCGACCTTCTTCGACAACGGCGTGCGGGTCGACGCGAATCCCCGGGTCCCGGCGTTCCAGGCCGCCGAAGGCCATGTCCAGCTCAGCCACACCTACCTGCATCCGTATCTCCCCGAACTGCCCGCGGCCGCGGTCGTCAAGGAGGTGCGGCGGACCGAACAGGCGCTCGTCCGCGCGGGCGCGCCGATGACGTTCAAGGGGGTCCGGCCGCCGTACACCGTGGCGGACCCGGCGACCAGGGCGACGCTCACCTCGCTGGGTTACACGATCTTCGCGGCGGAGGACGGGGAGTGGATCCTCGCCGAGGACTGGAACCCGGTCAGGACGGCCGCCGAGATCAGGGACACGGTACTCGCCGCCCTCCGGCCCGGCCTGCTGATCGGGCTGCACGACGGCCCGATCGACACCCCGGCGGGCGCCTCCACCGTCGCCGCGGTGCCGCAGATCATCGACGGCGCCCGCGCGCTCGGCTATTGCTTCGGCGTGCTCGGCGCCGACGGCCGCATCGCGCCGAGCGAATACGTGCCGTCGGCGCGGAATGTCCCGCGTATCGGGAACCCGGTTCCTTATCTGCCGTTGTCATTCCCCGGAAACGTGCCGGGCGCGCATGAGTTCATCAAGAGCCCATTAAGCCTCGAAACGCGACATTTCCCCGCCGTCTTCCCGGCGGGCGGGACGGGTGTGTTCCGGGTGACGCTCGGCAGCCATGGCCGGGAGGGCGCCGACGGGAGTGTGCAGTCGGTGGCCTTCGAACCGCTGGTGGGGCTGACGCCGGTGAAAGCCGCGGGGGAGGGCTGGACCTGCATGGTCGACAGGTGCACCCGTAACGATGTTCTCGCGCCACACAAGGCTTATCCGCCGATCGACTTCACCGTGAGCGTCGATCCCGGCGTCACGGGAAAGCTCACCGCGAACGTGAGTTCGTACGGTCACGGCGCCTCGTGGCAGGTGTCCGAGGTCGAGGAAGTTCGCGTCCGTTAG